From Vitis vinifera cultivar Pinot Noir 40024 chromosome 3, ASM3070453v1, the proteins below share one genomic window:
- the LOC100265242 gene encoding endo-1,4-beta-xylanase 5-like, with protein MKVEEKHSLLRLLLLCSVLLYAGFAVEGLSYDYTASVECLEKPLRPQYGGGMILNPDLNDGLKGWSVSGGAKIEERVSGGGNRFIVAHSRSHKNDSVSQKLYMKKDKLYTFSAWIQVSSRSASVAAAFRTNGGVKYAGAIIAETGCWSMLKGGLTVEGSGPAQLYFESNDTSVEIWVDSVSLQPFTKEEWRTHQDQSVEKTRKTKVRLQAVDGRGNPVAGAKMAVTLAKRSFPFGAVISDYILQNTAFQNWFTSRFSVATFANEMKWYSTENSRGVENYKVADDMLQFCKQNGIAVRGHNILWDDPKYQPSWVNSLSPGDLQAAVDRRINSIASRYKGQVIAWDVVNENLHFSFFEDRLGASASAAAFQKTRQIDGTVELFMNEYNTIEERGDGASSPAKYLQKLGEIQAFLGGGSGPLAIGLEGHFGSAPNLPYVRSSIDTLAAKNLPIWVTEVDVSNMTDQAMHFQQILEEVHAHPAVKGIVTWGTWDPRGCYRMCLTDGNFNNLPTGDVLDKILRQWSIAGMVGVTDANGVFEASLFHGDYEVTISHPTVMKSSLTQSFKVAPSADTSHQTTVLLVEVSP; from the exons ATGAAGGTTGAGGAGAAACATAGTCTGCTTCGGCTCTTATTACTGTGTTCAGTACTTCTTTATGCAG GGTTTGCAGTGGAGGGTTTATCATATGATTACACAGCCAGCGTGGAG TGTTTGGAGAAGCCTCTCAGACCTCAGTATGGTGGAGGGATGATATTGAATCCTGATTTGAATGATGGGTTGAAAGGATGGTCTGTGTCTGGAGGTGCGAAGATAGAAGAAAGAGTGTCAGGAGGAGGCAACAGGTTCATTGTGGCTCATAGCAGAAGCCACAAGAATGACAGTGTTTCACAGAAGCTTTACATGAAGAAGGACAAGCTCTACACCTTCTCTG CTTGGATACAAGTTAGCAGCAGAAGTGCTTCTGTGGCAGCTGCTTTCAGAACAAATGGCGGGGTGAAATATGCAGGTGCTATTATTGCCGAGACCGGGTGCTGGTCCATGCTTAAAGGTGGCCTCACTGTGGAGGGTTCTGGCCCTGCTCAGCTCTATTTTGAG AGCAATGACACATCAGTTGAGATATGGGTGGATAGCGTCTCTTTACAACCCTTCACTAAAGAAGAGTGGAGGACCCATCAAGATCAAAGCGTTGAGAAG ACACGCAAGACAAAAGTGAGACTCCAAGCAGTTGATGGCAGAGGGAATCCAGTAGCAGGCGCAAAAATGGCAGTAACACTAGCCAAACGGAGTTTCCCATTTGGTGCTGTTATTTCTGACTACATTCTCCAAAACACTGCCTTCCAGAATTGGTTCACCTCAAGGTTCTCGGTTGCAACCTTTGCAAATGAAATGAAGTGGTACAGCACCGAAAACTCCCGAGGTGTGGAGAATTACAAGGTCGCTGACGACATGCTTCAGTTCTGCAAACAAAACGGCATCGCCGTTCGCGGCCACAACATTTTATGGGATGATCCCAAGTACCAACCCAGTTGGGTTAACTCACTTTCCCCTGGTGATCTCCAAGCTGCTGTCGATAGACGGATAAACTCCATAGCCAGCCGATACAAAGGCCAAGTTATTGCTTGGGATGTTGTTAAtgaaaatttacatttttcattctttgagGACAGGCTAGGGGCTAGTGCTTCTGCAGCTGCGTTCCAGAAGACTCGCCAAATTGATGGAACAGTTGAGTTGTTCATGAATGAGTATAATACTATAGAGGAGAGAGGAGATGGTGCATCATCACCAGCTAAGTACCTTCAAAAGCTGGGGGAGATTCAAGCATTTCTGGGTGGTGGGTCTGGGCCGTTGGCAATCGGACTTGAGGGTCACTTTGGATCTGCTCCAAACCTTCCCTACGTGAGATCTTCAATTGATACTCTTGCTGCCAAAAATTTGCCCATTTGGGTGACAGAAGTGGATGTTAGCAACATGACTGACCAG GCAATGCACTTTCAGCAGATTCTGGAGGAGGTTCATGCACACCCAGCAGTGAAGGGAATTGTAACGTGGGGAACATGGGATCCAAGGGGCTGCTACAGGATGTGTTTGACTGATGGCAATTTTAACAACTTGCCCACAGGAGATGTTCTGGACAAGATATTGCGGCAGTGGAGTATTGCGGGGATGGTAGGCGTGACGGATGCTAATGGTGTCTTTGAAGCTTCTCTTTTCCATGGAGATTATGAAGTTACAATTAGTCATCCGACTGTGATGAAATCCTCCTTGACTCAGAGCTTTAAGGTGGCACCATCTGCAGATACTTCACACCAAACAACAGTACTGCTTGTTGAAGTGTCTCCATGA